DNA sequence from the Syngnathus acus chromosome 5, fSynAcu1.2, whole genome shotgun sequence genome:
CCTCACTAATGACATTTGAGGAAGATATATTGCAAACACAACACCCTGTGAGCTTTGCATTAGCGACTCATTAGTTACTCATTAGCTATGGCTACTCATTAGCTACTCATATCTTTTGTTACTTCTTAAAGgttatttaacttttttcaatcattatttaaataataaacaaatctCTCCTGAACCTCCCGCTCTCAACTATACTCTGAATTTATGGTTTCAAATGAGCTTTTCTATGATGTGTTGCAGCATAGAGTCGCTATAAATAGATcgcattgtttttcttgtggTCGGATGGATTTCTAAATTCCTGTGAGAACATGCTGCACTCACATTTGAGAGTTGTATTTGCTCGTGTGTGATCAGATTGAGCCATATTGTGGAATTGGAGGGCAGCTATGTATCTGCTTTTGTTTACTAATGGTGTTTTTTGTCCATATCCACAAATTGCATTCTCAGAGAAACTCGGAGTTCTAGTACAATACATTTAGATATTGATTATATGCTTTTACCAAATGGAATAAGGCTCAGTTTGGACATGATGACTTggaggatttttttcaaaaagcatTGAGAAACATTATTCTTAACAATGTCTTTGTTGTGTATGTCATCCAGAGGCAGGATGAGGAGGTGGTGATAGACCAAGGTGGGACCAGCTCAGTGCTGAACATCCACTATGAGAAGGAAGAACTTGAAGGTGGGTGTAAAGAAGACTCGATTAGTGCCCGATTAATTCCCATGATTAATTCaagtattaaatattttagtcCTTAAGTCATTCCTTCATTTGGCCCTTTTAACTTAGCTAGAGTTCCTGAAGGAAATGCTATTCCTTGAAGGAAATGTGTTCTATTCTAATGCTGTTAAAGTGCATCTGGATCATTTCCATTCCAGTGAAACTGACCGCTGCCACCGCGTGTAATGATGTCGGCcgcaaatcaaacaaatgctGACACTGTATTGTAGCCTTTCTAGACTTCAGCAGATGCCAAATCAATGCTTATTTATGAACAATGTTATGATATGCATGtatctatatatttatttgtaagaTCATAAGCATTGTAATTATTATCTTTGTGAGGTGAGAATTATTGATACAGCTTGTATTGGATTTTGTCATGTCATGTGTCTGATGGTGTACTTTGCTTCCTTGAGTGTAATAAATATTGAATGAATAACCTCGGTCACCTCCTTTTCAGGCCACAGGACTCTCTTTGTGGGTGTCGGCCTGCCGCGGCAGAGCCACCGACACCACAAAGCTCACAGCTCTCGCCATCGTAAGAAAGACAGGCGGACGGGAAGCATAACAGTGCCACAAAGCGACGGAAACGAGAAGGCGCCTTGTCACGGTACAAACAGGAACACGTCTGGTCCGTGTTGATACCAATGACATCACACTGAGGTTTTAATGGCTGGTCTGTCATGGTTATCAATACTGTtgagcacacacacgtgtgcaaGCATACACACACGGATGCCCCAAGGTCGAGATTGACAAGCCTGCTAATTAGCAGTTTGCATGCATGATTATGTGTACAACTACACACGCTCATAAATATGTTTGCACAAAATCTACTCATCTCATTTCCAAGCAAGTAGAATTAAGTAGGAGACATTGCCACTCACATGTTGTCACTTTGTCCAGATACGCCATCCCAGCGGGTCCAGTTCATTCTTGGAGCTGAGGAAGATGCCGAGCACGTGGCCCACGAGTTGTTCACCGAGCTCGATGAGATCTGTGTGAAAGACGGCAAAGatgctgagtggaaggaaacCGCCAGGTCCGTCGTTTCCTCCGGGAGCCATTGGCAACAAAGCGGGCTAATAAAAGCTTCCGGCGGCTCGGCGGAGTTCACGTTTAGAGCCTGCTGGGCCGTTTCTTGATCTTGTTCTCTATCTGACTCTGAGATGCAAGATacacattttatatattaagCTGTCGTGTGTCTTGGTGAATCCTAATATTCATAACCGTACAACAATGTCTTCATGTGTCCTCAGGTGGCTAAAGTTTGAGGAAGATGTGGAGGATGGCGGCGAGAGGTGGAGCAAGCCGTACGTGGCTACGTTGTCTCTCCACAGTCTCTTTGAGTTGAGGAGTTGCCTCATCAACGGCAGCGTGTTGCTCGACATGCACGCCGATTGCATTGAGGAGATTGCAGGTGTGTTTTTAGGTGCTTGTTTTTTGGGTGAGTGGGAACATTTGGAAGAAATCAACAAATTAAAGTAAATTTGGTGATTCGACTTCTAAGGTAGCAAATAAACCAAAGTGTGAATTGTGTCGTATTTTCACCCACGGTTCGGCTGTCCCCTCGGTGGTGCAATTAGCAGGGCTGATCATACTGGCGCTGAAGTCAACACGTCAGCAATGGCCTTGAGATGTGCTCAGACTTCATGTGTAATGTCTcactgtgtgtctgtctgacaGTAAAGCAGTTGAGAAAAGCTCACTTAATGACTCAGCATCTCAGAAAGGGCAAAGTGGAAGACAAAGCGATCGGATTAAGACGCGCTGAGGATTGGTTGGACAATAAAAAGATTTAACAATGTCTTAAGAAACGTAACACTCGCAACGGAAATAAAAGGAACCAACCTTTGTTGGAGGATTTATAGGATTCATTAACTCGGTGTGTCCCAGATATGGTCCTGGATCATCAGGAGGCGTCTCATGAGCTGGATGACAGCGTGAGGGTGAAAGTGAGAGAGGCCTTGCTCAAGCGGCACCACCACCAgaatgagaagaagaagaacctCATGCCCATCGTGCGCTCTATCGCGGAGGGGACTCGTAAACAGTCCGAGCCCCATCTGACAGGTTTTTATtggacatttgatttttagaGTATCTTCCGCCAAAGATTTTTATGAGCGCGGTACTGCTAACAAGTTcattgaatacatttttggtGTGCTTCAAACGATTGTTGAGATGTCAATACGGGGCAAAATTGTCTCATTCTGTTAaagatgaacttttttttcataatttctgATTGAAGCCAAATTGACAAAATGGCTAAAGCATTGCACTataaaagttaaaataaaaataaaaaaaaatccgtgtCCTTTTCCACTCCACTTGTTGCTCACCCACAGCTGCGTCAACCGCATCTCCCCAGCCTGCTCCCGTTGCAGAGCCATCCAAGAACGGCGCAGGACAGGAAGGGCACCAAGTGGACCTCAGCAAGGTAAAATAGCATTTAGACCATATTTAGCTCAACTAATCATGTGGtgctgaaaattaaaaaaatgatgcaaagTAGCCTTTACATAGAGTTTCAATTGTCTGTTTCTCAGGTGGACCTCCACTTCATGAAAAAGATCCCAGAGGGAGCAGAAGCATCCAATGTACTGGTGGGAGAGCTGGACTTCCTGGAGAGGCCTATCGTGGCTTTTGTTCGCCTCTCCCCCGCCGTGCTGCTCACGGGTCTCACTGAGGTCCCGATCCCTACCAGGTAGAGAGCAACACCTCCTGACACGTTAACAACACAAAGAGTGGATGTGATATAGTGGATGCTGTCAACTCAACCTTTTAGGTTCCTCTTCATTCTCCTGGGCCCAGATGGAAAAGCTCAGCAATACCATGAGATTGGACGCTCGATGGCAACCATTATGACAGATGAGGTAAGCTTTGCCTTCAAAACATCTGATTTCATCTGCCAAGGCTGATGAAATCAAAACATGCTTGCTCTTAGGGTCTCACTCCAATTTCTGGATCTAGTTGGTCATTGCATTGGATCACATTTAAGGGTACTGCATGGCAAAGATTTACTTTACTCTAGTGCTCAACTGTTGCATTTAATGGGAATGAAAGCAGATTTGATTGGCCGTGAATGAAGTTGGCTGCAACCACACCCACAGCGGCGCAACCTTCCCTCTCATTTGCATCACTATATCTTGCGATGGCAGACCATCATGTCATGTGGTTTTTACATGTGTGTGGTTCAGATCTTCCATGGGGTAGCCTACAAGGCAAAAGACAGAGGTGACCTCCTGGCTGGGATAGATGAGTTCCTGGACCAGGTGACTGTCTTGCCACCAGGGGAGTGGGACCCTTCCATCCGAATTGAGCCACCTAAAACTGTCCCATCTCAGGTACACGCTTTTTCTGCTTTGATGTGTCCACCACAAATACAATTTGCTGAAGATAGTTAAACTTGTTTGACTGAAGGAGAAGAGAAAGATGCCGGGTGTCCCTAACGGCACAGCTTACCAAGTCGAGGAAGAACAACAGCATGAACACCATGGACCAGAGCTGCAGAGAACTGGAAGGTAAATCCATGTCAATATTATGAGTCACAACTTTAAATCCCTCTTCTAAACAGAGGGTTGAAGATGTTCTGTTCCAGCACGGCCGGCACAAAGCACGTTCCCAAAAGGCATGCTTAGCTAACTCCTTTAGGATCAACTAAAACTAAATGATTCCCTAGGGGACTTTCCAGAACCTTGTTAAAAGTCTTCCTCCAAGAGTCCATCTTTCCCTTTCTGCCTTTGTGATGATCATGTGTCCCATTACTTTTACCCTTATAATGTCCTCCAAATATCCAATTGGTATGTCTTAAGAGGTCTGAAATGGAAAATCAGATGATGATGTATGATGAGGTATAATGTTCTCTCTGAGCACTCTGTTCCCTTTTGTGTTGTGACCAGGTTGTTTGGTGGTCTGATAATGGACGTGAAAAGGAAGGCTCCCTTCTATCTGAGTGACTACAAAGATGGTCTGAGTCTGCAGTGCGTGgcctccttcctcttcctctacTGTGCCTGCATGTCTCCTGTCATCACATTCGGAGGGCTGCTCGGAGAGGCGACAGAGGGACGCATCGTAAGGGCCAACACAATGTCTGCAAAAATTCGAACGTATTGGCTAACGAGATGCATTTTGGATTCCAGAGTGCCATTGAGTCCTTACTTGGTGCATCCATGACTGGCGTCGCCTACTCACTCTTTGCTGGCCAGCCTCTCACCATTTTGGGCAGTACTGGACCTGTGTTGGTGTTTGAGAAAATCCTCTTCAAATTCTGCAAGTAAGTAGCAAGTAAGTGTCACGCTTAGTCGCGTGCTCTGCCTGACATGTCATGTGACTCTTCAGGGATTACAACCTCTCCTACCTGTCGCTAAGAGCCTGCATCGGCCTGTGGACGGCGCTGTTGTGTCTGTTGCTCGTTGCCACAGACGCCAGCTCTCTGGTGTGCTACATCACTCGCTTCACCGAGGAGGCCTTCGCTGCCCTCATCTGCATCATCTTCATCTACGAGGCCTTGGAGAAGCTGTTCCACCTGGGAGAAATTTACCCCTTCAACACTCACAGTGATCTGGACAAGCTGACGCTGGCATAGTGAGGAAGACAGTTTGTGGAGGTCTTAACTTGGACTGAGGAGAATTTAGTAGCACACACGACTAATTGCTCCTACCTAGCTTAGCTTTGGGCCAATTAAATGCTCGAACATGATTGtgatatcaaataaattgtacAGGTGAGGCGAGGGGACCTCGGTAAAACACCGGCACCTTGAAAACGTATACCGCCGCTTATAAGTTTACGACTTGCCAATAAATCCCCgcttttgtaatgttttattattgactCCATGGACCTCCTGTCTTGTAATACAGAAAAGAATAATAGTTGAAGAAATATTACTTTGGAGtctcttttcacattttttgaaaaatagtcGCTAGAAAGGTCTGAAAAGTCACTTTAACATGGTTACCAAAGAAACAAGTCAGCAACACTGATGATGCAGAAAGCATGACTTGTGtcatttaataatttttaGAAGTGGTTAACTGTCACTTTTAAGCCGCAGGGGGAATAATGTACATATAATTCTTATCATTATTGTGCTCTTTCTGACTTTAGCTGCCAGTGTACCGAGCCTGAGAGTCCCAGCAATAAAACTTTGAAACTGTGGAGCGAGAGAAACATCACAGCTTCTTCTGTTCCTTGGGCCAATCTCACCGTCAAGGTAACCAAATCATTTGTTCCCGCCTGTTTGCATTTGTTAACTAGCAACGGGTCCCTTCCTCTTCTCTCAAGCGGCTAATCTCTCTGGAGGTTAACTCTGATAAGGACATTTCATCGATTCGCTTTTCTTCACTGAGCACAACCATAGAAGTTGTCTTGTGAATGCTCCTCCAGTCACTCATTCACTCACTTGCATGCCTCTCAGGGGCAACTCGGTTTCtggaaaaagtcaaatcacCTGAGAGCAACCTCCTTTTTCTCCAGGAATGTGTGAGTCTGCAGGGGCACTTTGTCGGAACGTCGTGTGGCCATCATGGCCCCTACACCCCGGATGTCCTCTTCTGGTCCGTCATCTTGTTCTTCTCCACTTTCTTCATGTCAGCATTCCTCAAACAGTTCAAAACCAGTCGCTACTTCCCCACCAAGGTAATTCGCAAAAAGGTGGTAGAGCTTGTGTGAAATTCAAGGCCCGTCCTTCTGGGCCATCCTACTAAAAATGTCTTTAGATTATATTTATCAGACTCAGGCACACATTGGCAATTCTTTAAGTTGTCTTTCCGTATGCAATCAGGTGCGATCCATGATCAGTGACTTTGCCGTCTTCCTTACCATCGTCTTCATGGTATTGCTCGACTACATGGTGGGAGTGCCCTCGGAGAAGTTAAAGGTGCCCAGCAAATTTCAGGTAAATTGGGAAAATGCTCGGATGGGATTATATTTGCATCTCGTGACCGTGTTCTTAAATCAGCCCACCAGAGATGACAGAGGATGGCTGATCAATCCGATCGGCCGTAACCCCTGGTGGACCCCCCTGGCAGCCTCGATCCCTGCTCTTCTCTGCACCATCCTCATCTTCATGGACCAACAAATAACTGCTGTCATCATCAACCGGAAAGAGCACAAACTGCTGGTCATTAAACtcattcaaattttatttggaTCATGTTAGTTGTTGAACAACAAGCtgtttttcttattgtttCCCAGAAAGGTTGCGGGTACCACTTGGACCTCCTGATGGTGGGCATAATGCTGGCCGTGTGCTCCATCATGGGTTTGCCGTGGTTCGTAGCCGCAACCGTCTTGTCCATCAGTCACGTGAACAGTTTGAAGCTGGAATCCGAGAGCTCGGCTCCGGGAGAGCAGCCTCGTTTTCTGGGTATCAGAGAGCAGAGGCTCACTGGCCTGGTTATCTTCTTGCTCATGGGATGCTCTGTCTTCATGACTGGAGCTCTTCAGGTGAGTGCTGCCACCCTCTGGTTGTCACAGGGtattacattatttatttatttattttatcttttctCATTCAGTTCATTCCAATGCCGGTGTTGTATGGTGTCTTCCTCTACATGGGAGCCTCATCTTTGAAAGGCATCCAGGTAGTGTATTGTGTGATTTATACACTCAGAGGACaccccattaggtacacctgcataATTTATAGCTCACAAGAGTTGTTGGAAAAAATATGGCCTTTACAATGACAAGGCAGGCCACACTATTTATCTCTTTGACAGTGTCAATAAAACCAAATCTTTGGCAGAAATGTTATACAGCTCCACTATTGGACGTCACAATATTGCGACTGTTGATTGTATGGCTCAATTAGCTTAAGTGTTAACAGGAACTGCCTCTTGCTCAGCCTTTGGCATGCACACGTGCATAGATTGTAAATCTTTATTGCTTGGCCACAGTTCTTTGACCGTCTGAAGTTGTTTGGCATGCCGCCCAAGCACCAGCCGGACTTCATCTACCTGCGGCACGTACCCTTGAGGAAGGTTCACCTGTTCACGCTCACTCAGCTGACATGCCTTGTGCTTCTCTGGGTCATCAAGACCTCACCTGCCGCTATCGTCTTCCCCATGATGGTGAGCTGACCAAACATGATGAACAAAATGATGGCCTAATTTTGTTTAATGTTCTACttaaacatgttttgtttttgcctcctCTGTGTGCAGGTTTTGGCTCTGGTATTCATCCGCAAACTGCTCGACCTGTGTTTCTCCAATCGTGAGCTCAGCTACCTGGATGATCTGATGCcagaatggaagaaaaaaaaccttgatgATGCCTCCAAAAAGATTGAGGAGGtttttgaaatacaaaatgtcaatgctttattggaaaaaaaaaacaatacatacaAATATTGATCATGCATGTTCCTGTTTCTGTTGCAGGAGTCACAAGTTATGCTCAGTACAAAAAGTGAAGACGCTCCAATTGTTCACATCCCCCTGGAAAGCAGTAGGCCAGCGCAGGCCTCAAAGGCCCATGACCCCCGGTGAGTGACAAGCCATCTAGTACTGGCCTTATTTTAACATATCGAGTAATCCCAGATGCTGCCGATCCCAGTCACCGATACAAAATAATATCTGACATCGATTAGGTCCTCCTTAGCAGTAGTTGGCGCTGTTTGACACACAGGCGAATCATAATCTgcatcagaaaaaaataattgtgttttATCTTTGTTGATGTCTTACTCGTCTTTCCTTTCCCCTACGTTTATGTACAATACATTTCTGGGTACACCCCGTTTGTACGAACATGCACCACTCCCTCTCCCTCCATCAATTTTGAGCTTCTTCTCTCCTTCTCCCCTCCTCGCTCCCCAGGTGTGATCCCTCTGATATTAATATATCTGATGAAATGTCTAAAACCACCATGTGGAAATCTCTCAACTCCAATCAAAAGGACTCTCGTCCTGTGTCTGCTAAGAAGGCAAGGCTAGACCGACCCTGTGTGGAAAATCTGTTCCCTGTCCCTGtccatgttgtttttgcagctCCTCAGCTGACCTGTTCATGCTGCTCTCTAAACTTCATCTGTTTACTTTTGCAGGATTGAAGAGATCGCCTTCATTGATGAGTAAAGATTTCTACGGTGCACACAGATGTGCCATGTAAGTGTCCAGCTGGACATCAGGATGTCATTTGGCAGTTTGGGACCACTGGCCATCTGAGTGATTTGGGAACGTCTCTTTAATTACTACCAGCGCCACACAACACTTTGAAGTTACGGGCCATcgacacgcacaaacacatgcagacaCATGGATACACACACAAGTTTGGGACAGAGTCTTTTCTGTTTGGAATGAAAATCAGTCAATGGAAACAATGACTTGGCTGCCTGCACTTATATCTGGatgtaaaaaatgaattgGGTCTTCCTTGGCCATTGTGCCACTTTTAACCTTTTTAGAGAAAATGCTAGTTTTAACCTGATAAACAGCAATGAAAGcataagaaaaatgacaatgacCAAAAATAGGACACACTAAATTATCACTGGCGGTGCTAGAGGTGAAGGCCGCAGGGGCACTGCCCCCATCCTTTGAATATGGTTGGACCACCCAGGGGCCAGTCCAAATAATTGATGTTCTGAAGTTcccttttttcacattttccccCATTCAGGATCAGAAAATTGCtgttagttatttgaatatttttttaatagattaAAAAGTATAATAACTGTAAATAGACTAAAAAGTATAATCATTTTAACTCTT
Encoded proteins:
- the slc4a8 gene encoding electroneutral sodium bicarbonate exchanger 1, which encodes MPVQEPDSILSYQRQDEEVVIDQGGTSSVLNIHYEKEELEGHRTLFVGVGLPRQSHRHHKAHSSRHRKKDRRTGSITVPQSDGNEKAPCHDTPSQRVQFILGAEEDAEHVAHELFTELDEICVKDGKDAEWKETARWLKFEEDVEDGGERWSKPYVATLSLHSLFELRSCLINGSVLLDMHADCIEEIADMVLDHQEASHELDDSVRVKVREALLKRHHHQNEKKKNLMPIVRSIAEGTRKQSEPHLTAASTASPQPAPVAEPSKNGAGQEGHQVDLSKVDLHFMKKIPEGAEASNVLVGELDFLERPIVAFVRLSPAVLLTGLTEVPIPTRFLFILLGPDGKAQQYHEIGRSMATIMTDEIFHGVAYKAKDRGDLLAGIDEFLDQVTVLPPGEWDPSIRIEPPKTVPSQEKRKMPGVPNGTAYQVEEEQQHEHHGPELQRTGRLFGGLIMDVKRKAPFYLSDYKDGLSLQCVASFLFLYCACMSPVITFGGLLGEATEGRISAIESLLGASMTGVAYSLFAGQPLTILGSTGPVLVFEKILFKFCKDYNLSYLSLRACIGLWTALLCLLLVATDASSLVCYITRFTEEAFAALICIIFIYEALEKLFHLGEIYPFNTHSDLDKLTLAYCQCTEPESPSNKTLKLWSERNITASSVPWANLTVKECVSLQGHFVGTSCGHHGPYTPDVLFWSVILFFSTFFMSAFLKQFKTSRYFPTKVRSMISDFAVFLTIVFMVLLDYMVGVPSEKLKVPSKFQPTRDDRGWLINPIGRNPWWTPLAASIPALLCTILIFMDQQITAVIINRKEHKLLKGCGYHLDLLMVGIMLAVCSIMGLPWFVAATVLSISHVNSLKLESESSAPGEQPRFLGIREQRLTGLVIFLLMGCSVFMTGALQFIPMPVLYGVFLYMGASSLKGIQFFDRLKLFGMPPKHQPDFIYLRHVPLRKVHLFTLTQLTCLVLLWVIKTSPAAIVFPMMVLALVFIRKLLDLCFSNRELSYLDDLMPEWKKKNLDDASKKIEEESQVMLSTKSEDAPIVHIPLESSRPAQASKAHDPRCDPSDINISDEMSKTTMWKSLNSNQKDSRPVSAKKD